In Pyricularia oryzae 70-15 chromosome 2, whole genome shotgun sequence, one genomic interval encodes:
- a CDS encoding endosulphine family protein, producing the protein MNPHQKNKIDITSLSPEEQRLFRLYGKLPSKSDHFAKHLKERKYFDSGDYALSKAGKADSVDAGSVGSQHPVPENIPHLSSPVNGAGSSGLIPNLQATGGREQQQASRSPVKEGSFLHRETSADDDDSASNDVAENKVAAEAVGDATAAAAAAQTGGKTEEIPIRR; encoded by the exons ATGAACCCCCATCAGAAGAACAAGATTGATATCACT TCCCTCTCCCCGGAGGAACAGCGGCTCTTCCGTCTGTACGGCAAGCTCCCATCCAAGTCGGATCACTTTGCCAAGCACCTCAAGGAGCGCAAGTACTTTGACAGCGGCGACTACGCCCTCTCCAAGGCCGGCAAGGCCGACTCGGTCGACGCTGGCTCCGTCGGCTCCCAGCACCCCGTCCCCGAGAACATCCCCCACCTCTCGTCGCCCGTCAACGGCGCCGGCTCCAGCGGCCTCATCCCCAACCTGCAGGCCACCGGCGGCcgcgagcagcagcaggcctcGAGGAGTCCCGTCAAGGAGGGCAGCTTTCTGCACCGCGAGACGagcgccgacgacgacgactccGCCAGCAACGACGTCGCGGAGAACAAGGTCGCTGCCGAGGCCGTTGGTGACGCgaccgccgctgctgctgcggctcaGACTGGCGGAAAGACCGAAGAAATTCCC